TAGGCACGATCCCTTTGAACGCACCTTTGCATAGTTCAATAAGATCGTCATCTAAGTAAGATTTAATCTGCTCTTCCCAAATTATCGGCTTTATTGCGTCCATTGTTTTGATGCTCTCCAGAGTAACATCTGAAGGAATCAGATCATTATATATGAAGTCATTGTCTTTGATAAGGCTCTTTAGTTTCTCTTCAATAACTGTCTTCAAAGCTACTAcgtcaatttcttctttcacaAATATTTTGTAGTGCACAGCTTCTTTGATCTCCTCTAGGGCAATATTACCATATGATATAGCTTCTCCAATACGTTTCGAGTCCTCCAAGACAAGCAGTTGGTTGTAAGCGGTAACGGCTTTGTACAAATGAACTTTTAGGGTGATTATATCTTTCCATTTATCTTCTCCATAGACGGTAGTACCGAAACCTACCTTGTAATTTTCTTCATAGTATTGCTGACACTCTTCATATAGGTTTGCCGCTGTATGAGCAAGCTTACTTATCAAAGATGCTCTACCAGATGGTTCAGGTCCGTTTACTAGAGTCAACAAAAACAGTTCCTGCGCTTCTGCATGACACAATGTTGAGAGAAAAGCGGTATTTTCTGCAGCACAATCTACAGAGGGAGAGTTTAGAAAGTGATTAGACATGTAGCTAAAACATGCCATGGCCCTGCTTAAATAAGGAACAGCACTTTTGTAATCATCtgacatcttcttcttagcaATTTGTGTGAGTAAAACACCTATATTGTACATCACTGAGCTCTTCTCAAACACAACTGTGCGCTGCTTGTATTTTTTGTCAGCAAGTCCCGGATGATATTCCGCTTCATACCAAATGAAGTCTATTTGTAAGGCTCCGCTATGCGAGCCTAACCTCAAATACACTTGTTCCAATATAGCGGCATACTTATAATTCTGTTCCAAAAGGGATTCCGGTGCTAAATCAGAATTTGCTGTAGTTCTACATGcatcaatttcttttgtcttctCTTCATCGTAAAACACCGACCATTGGCCAGAGCCGTAAGATTTTTTCAAGTAGCTTACCAACCCCTTTGCCCAACTGACACTCTCTGTATCCTTAATTCTTAAGGGAATTATAACCGTTTTCATGATTGTAAAATGCTAGTATAAGACAGAATTTCAAGTTTATCTCTTCGTTGAAACCACGCACTCGCAAATAGACTTCTAAGTTACCTTTTAAATCAATACATTAATACTTAGATGCACAAGCATAATTGTGAATAGGAAAATATGGgatctcttctttattgTAGGCGGAGCTGAGGTtctgaaaaatatcaaaacgTATAAAGTGATAGGTACACAATGTATGTGTGGTATGAAAAATTTACTAACATTTCCACATTTTCCGGCTTATAGCATCAAACGTAAAGCAGATTTTGTTTCCAATGGCGAGTTGATTAAAGATTtaaattattattttctgaTTGATTGCATAGGTTATATTCGATTGTTTTAGAATAACATAGAGTTAACTATAAATAAATTATCATACTAGAGTTATTTATCGATGTTTCCACTTAGAGGAGTAAGAACTGTGGGACTTTTAAGGCGTACCAATGGCCATCGTCTGTTTAGTAGCTCTATAAGGCTGCTTGATGCCGAAGGAGTTGTTAAGAAACCAGCCCCATTCAACCCTCGTCATATGGGTGTCGCAAATCAAGTTTACATTCCTCcttcaaaaaagaatatgcCAAACCCAATTACCTCTCCCGTTGCATTTTTCAATGTGATGATTAGAAAGATGTATACTTTAGGAATGAACACAATCCAAGTGGCCCTATTCAGATACCAATCAGGATATAAGCCTCAATTTCTATTGTGGAAAAATAAGGCCATTGAGACATATGTTCAAGTCAACAAGGCCTTCGCTAACCGTCAGTTGGAAGATATCAAACCGCATGTATCCATTTGGGTTGACGAGGCTCTTACTTCCAGATCAAAGCAAATTCCAGCCGGTATTACTCTAGATTGGGAATTAATCAAATTCAACGAAGTTCCGAAATTAGTATCAACACAAGCCATGATGATCCCAGGCAGACCGGTGGAATTAATCCAACTTATCTATAAATTCGATACAAAACAGAGATTGATTAAGTTCAATAAGAAGAGTGGCAAAGCTGACAAACTAGATAGAGATGTTGTTGATTATGTTGCATTCCTATGTGATGCATCTACCAACGATATCCTACTAATTGGTTCTGTTTTCGAAAGTGCACCTGATGAAAAGCTACCCAAAGACAGCGAGACCTCTAATAAGATCGTGATCGAAAGAATGAAGACTAACGGAGATTTATTCAGAGTTCCACCACctgtcaaaaaaaattagtgGAATATATGAATGCTATgaattttcattattttatGTCAAGAAAAACTGTAAATAGATACGTAAGATAATTTTTAAAGTGAACATATTCACTCATCTCTAACTCTACTTATCAAATTCCTAGCGCCATACATTTAAAAATGACATCACCATTAGATTATAGCTTTTCCATGACATTAACATACCCTCTGGTCgatctctttttccttctggtCGAATGTCCGCTATTAGGACCGCCTGCCAGGGCCATGAGATCATCTAGACCATTGGCTTTTGTACCAGAAAGTTTTACGGTGGAATTCATGAGTGTAGGTGGTGGAGATGATGGTGGAgaattttcttctggtttAACTGTATCAGTTAAATCCTTGATTGGATCCAGTGGCTTTCCTGTTAGAGGGTTCGTCGGCATAACAGCATGCGCTGTCCGCAATGCAGGACCACCAACTACTGAACCTTGACGTGGTTTAATTTCGGGCGTCTGAGATATTTTACGCTTTACAATTGGGGGAGGAGGTGGAGGAGTTGCAACTTTcaccttttcttcctcagtAGCGTCTTTGTTGATCCACCTTTTCAGTTTTTCATCGTAATAGAAGTTATTCTTATGGCCTAATTTTGCTTTAATGGGCTTCTTTTCGTTAGGATCCTTCTTAAACCAACCTAACCAACCACTTGATGCTTGATGTTGCTTTTTCTTATCATCCGCCTTTTTcgtatcttcttcatcgctCAAGGGCTCTACTTCATCGATATCtttctgctgctgctgctgctgctgctgctgttgtttcTGGTTTTCCTTTATACGGTTATCTGACATTTCCTTtttgattgatgatatagATATCTgttcctcatcatcatcatctgtgTCCTCCACAACGTCATCATAATATTCCTCGttatcctcatcatcaactATCAGCGGAGTAACACTAGATGATTTTACTGGCCTAATAACAGGATCTTTAATTTCAGATAAGGGTAGTTCAGAGGAGTTTTCTTGGAGGTGTGGTGGCAGCCCAGTAACTAACATTGAATTTTCTCTGCTTTCAGCGATAGGAGGAGTAAAAGCACGGCTCGACGAGTCTTTCAAGTTATTCTCCCACACAATGTCACTTTCTCTATTGTTAACATTTTCATAAGCCGCACGATTAGGTGGATTGTAGTTATCAGGTGTATTTTCGGAGTTGGTCCATCTGGGACTAGATTCTACCGGAGGCGAAGCATCAGCAACATGTGGTGATCTATTTCTTATATCCGAAACCGATGATCCTGTATGCGAAACTGATGATGGAGCATAAGGATTTTTCGAACGTTTACCCACTCCTGAAAAAGAGCTTTCCTTGGCTTTAGGTGCGTAAGGGTTCAAGGGTTCCACTTTAGGAATACTTGGTTGACGAGAGTGTCCATTCTTAAGTGACGTTGAGGAAGTGGCCTCAGATTGACTCTGCTCTTCACCATTTTTATGCGAAGTTAGTACAGGAGGGGCGTTCGAAATACTTTCAAAATCAGGCCTAAAGTCAGATCTTACATTTTCTTCCATATTGCGGCTAATATTATCGTCCGAAAATTCGGAATGCTGAAGCTCATCTAATTCTGCATCAATCTCATGCTCAATTTCTTCTACAACTTCATCTACAGGCAATTGGTTGCGCTCTTCATAACTCTGTGAAGGTGCGACTACAGATGTTCTGGCAGAATCATTTGTAGAATTGGTGGTTActgtttcatcaaataatgaCTCCAGTGGTAGAGTCTTAGAACTATTAGATGTTTGATTTTTCGCTGGATATGTTTGTTTAACCGTAGattgaatatttgaacTGGATACACGATGTAGCGGAGGTTTCACTGGGTGAAGCTGTTCTTTATAAGATGAAGCCGACGAGTTGCTATTCGAATGAGCATGCTTACTAATTGGGAAAGTAGGTTGCGTTAATAGAGGTAAATGAgaatctgatgaagaattcatGCGAGGATGGTATGGTGATTCATGTTGGTGAATTTGGGGATTTCTGGTACCATATGGCGACTCAAACTGCACAGGCTTGTTTAAACCAGGCATAGATGGATTACCATAAGAAGAATCTGGATTTGAAACATGCCCATGTGTTTCTCCCTTATATGAAATTAGGTGACGCGTTTCAGGTGGACCATATTTGGAAGACAAATCTCTACTTGGCATTATACTCgaagaattctttttgagaGGAGCTTTCATTGCCGAGTTTGTAGTGGAATGAGGTTGACTAATATGTGAGCGATTCAACGCAGGTGTAAAGTAAGCTGCTGATTGAGATAGATCGACCATAGATggatttcttgaagtagtTGGTgtaaatttttcaaatactttCTCTTCTACACCTATAGCTTCTTGCTCATCAATATCTGTATCACCACCAATAaatttgttgaaagatttATCAAGTTGACCCCACACACTGCTCAATTTTGGCTTTCCTAACCATCCAATACTGTTGGAAGAAAGTTGGTTACTaatatcttcaataaaaCGAAGAATATTGAGGGATGCTTCAGTGTTTTTTGGtaacaatttcaataatCCTTGAACGGTGTCCAGGTATTTAGTAGCCAAGGCATTCAAACCGTAGTCACTTAATGCCGCAGCATGTATAATTTTTTGAGTTGCCAGCGAAGTAAACCCGGAAAATGAAGAATCTTTCTGCTTGTAACTAAATTCGTAAATCTCGGATAACATCAAGCTTTCAAAAGCATTCGCACTTCCAATGGCTTCAAAAGTAATTGTAGATCCAGGTATCAATGGCTCTTCGGACATAGGTATATCTGCAAGAATAAAAGCAATAGATGCTGGTATCAATAATTGTCTTCCAACCAAAAATTCACcatattgaagaagaaactcCACAACAAGTGGCGAAAGAGGACCATTTGATGAAACTTCATCAACGTTATTCAAAACGCACGATAATAATAGACGCCAATTATTTGACGCCCATTCCATTTTTTGAGGGCTCGTTCTAAAAGAGTCAATTACCTTTTTCGAATTTCCAatgaaaacttgaaataTGGTTCCCAATAGAT
The Kluyveromyces marxianus DMKU3-1042 DNA, complete genome, chromosome 1 DNA segment above includes these coding regions:
- the MBA1 gene encoding Mba1p (mitochondrial); its protein translation is MFPLRGVRTVGLLRRTNGHRLFSSSIRLLDAEGVVKKPAPFNPRHMGVANQVYIPPSKKNMPNPITSPVAFFNVMIRKMYTLGMNTIQVALFRYQSGYKPQFLLWKNKAIETYVQVNKAFANRQLEDIKPHVSIWVDEALTSRSKQIPAGITLDWELIKFNEVPKLVSTQAMMIPGRPVELIQLIYKFDTKQRLIKFNKKSGKADKLDRDVVDYVAFLCDASTNDILLIGSVFESAPDEKLPKDSETSNKIVIERMKTNGDLFRVPPPVKKN